Proteins from a single region of Sesamum indicum cultivar Zhongzhi No. 13 linkage group LG5, S_indicum_v1.0, whole genome shotgun sequence:
- the LOC105161739 gene encoding mitochondrial fission protein ELM1 isoform X1: protein MQTVRRAIVIGNGFAGAENQCIGLVRALGLCHKFTLYRVSRPRGGINDRLHWLPVSVHKKLDHAVKWIRERRCLGKKLVPLPAEGKDVLEADARHIAKVARDTFERDGPILVVASGRDTIAVASSIKQLVPENVFLVQIQHPRSRLHRFDLVITPRHDYYPLTPEAQKQIPLFLRRWVTPRKPPDKHVVLTVGALHQANSVALRNAASAWRDQMAILPKPLLVVSVGGPTRHCRYGRDLATELTALLRSVLPTCGSLRISFSRRTPKIVSEVLVTELSNHPKVYIWNGEGPNPHMGHLAFADAFVITADSVSMLSEACSTGKPVYVIGAERCTWKFAYFLKSLQTRGAIRPFTGEENISENWHYSPLCDTEKAADEVIKALDDRGWRLQPQ, encoded by the exons ATGCAAACGGTCAGGAGAGCAATTGTGATCGGCAACGGCTTCGCCGGTGCAGAAAATCAGTGTATTGGCTTGGTTCGGGCTCTGGGGCTCTGCCACAAATTCACTTTATAT CGTGTTAGTCGGCCGAGAGGGGGAATCAATGACAGACTTCATTGGTTGCCGGTTTctgttcataaaaaattagatcatgCTGTTAAGTGGATTCGCGAAAGGCGATGCCTAGGGAAGAAGTTGGTGCCTCTTCCAGCTGAAGGAAAAG ATGTTTTGGAGGCAGATGCAAGGCATATTGCGAAAGTCGCACGGGACACATTTGAAAG GGATGGCCCGATCTTGGTGGTTGCCTCAGGTCGTGATACTATTGCTGTTGCAAGTTCCATTAAGCAGTTAGTTCCAGAAAATGTTTTTCTTGTTCAG aTACAACATCCGCGCTCGCGTCTACACAGATTTGATCTGGTGATAACACCTCGCCATGATTATTACCCCTTAACGCCCGAGGCACAAAAACAAATCCCTTTGTTCCTGAGAAGGTGGGTAACACCTCGAAAGCCTCCTGATAAACATGTG GTCCTTACAGTCGGCGCCCTTCACCAGGCTAATTCTGTTGCTTTAAGAAATGCCGCTTCTGCTTGGCGTGATCAGATGGCAATTTTGCCTAAACCGTTACTTGTCGTTTCCGTTGGTGGGCCTACAA GGCATTGCAGATATGGTAGAGATCTAGCAACAGAGCTGACAGCCTTATTGAGGAGTGTTCTCCCAACTTGTGGCAGCCTCAGAATATCATTTTCTCGTCGAACCCCCAAGATT GTGTCTGAAGTCCTTGTGACTGAACTCTCAAATCATCCCAAAGTCTACATTTGGAATGGTGAAG GTCCAAATCCACACATGGGACATCTAGCTTTTGCAGATGCTTTTGTTATCACAGCTGATTCAGTAAGTATGTTGAGTGAGGCTTGCAGCACAGG GAAGCCTGTGTATGTGATTGGCGCTGAGCGGTGTACATGGAAGTTTGcatattttctcaaatccCTCCAGACTAGAGGTGCAATTCGACCATTCACTGGTGAAGAAAAT ATTTCTGAAAATTGGCACTATTCCCCACTATGTGATACTGAGAAGGCTGCCGATGAAGTAATCAAGGCACTTGATGACCGCGGGTGGAGATTGCAGCCACAATGA
- the LOC105161737 gene encoding probable F-box protein At2g36090: protein MNSPPPSAAEAGFSTLHPDVIESHILTRLDGPALASAACCSTTFHRGSSQDHLWSSICHSTWPSTASPSVSQVVSTFPDGGPRAFFSHAFPLVEEASTLVPSSSAPPTELLSAVDIHHRGQLIFTKLQKTETDKEWFRRLPFRIDLLEPKDVVPTPIKYPVGDGACAEILEGMTLSWILIDPIGRRAANLSSHEPVTVQRRWLTGEVQARFATILAADQGHVQCGIVVTWGRSEGGVREVSLEMEDMDGKHLNGKDSLVILQGAMEGKKGTGKKRVEEGLRRYREYAEMKRERGERKLMRERALDLAFMAFGIFINAAFWCYVFL from the coding sequence ATGAATTCCCCACCACCGTCTGCCGCCGAGGCCGGGTTTTCCACCTTGCATCCCGACGTCATCGAGTCCCACATCCTCACCCGTTTGGATGGGCCAGCTCTGGCATCCGCTGCCTGCTGTTCCACCACTTTCCACCGTGGCTCCTCCCAGGACCACCTGTGGTCCAGCATATGCCACTCAACTTGGCCGTCCACCGCCTCTCCTTCCGTCAGCCAAGTCGTTTCCACGTTCCCTGACGGCGGCCCTCGGGCCTTTTTCTCACACGCTTTCCCTCTCGTGGAAGAAGCAAGCACTCTCGTCCCCTCATCCTCAGCTCCACCGACAGAACTGCTCTCAGCCGTCGATATACACCATCGGGGCCAGCTAATCTTcacaaaattgcaaaaaaccGAGACCGATAAGGAGTGGTTCCGCCGCTTGCCCTTCCGGATTGACTTGCTGGAACCCAAGGACGTGGTCCCCACCCCGATCAAGTACCCAGTGGGAGACGGAGCGTGCGCGGAGATTCTCGAAGGCATGACCCTGAGTTGGATCTTAATCGACCCAATCGGACGGCGGGCAGCGAACCTCTCATCCCACGAGCCCGTCACGGTGCAACGCCGCTGGCTCACCGGAGAAGTACAAGCGCGGTTTGCTACGATCCTGGCGGCCGATCAAGGTCACGTGCAGTGTGGGATAGTGGTCACGTGGGGAAGGTCCGAGGGCGGGGTGAGGGAAGTGAGCCTGGAAATGGAGGACATGGATGGAAAGCATTTGAACGGGAAGGATAGTCTGGTGATTTTGCAAGGGGCAATGGAGGGCAAAAAGGGAACAGGGAAGAAGAGGGTGGAAGAGGGGCTGCGAAGGTACAGAGAGTATGCGGagatgaagagagagagaggagagagaaagttgatgagagagagagcgcTGGATTTGGCGTTTATGGCTTTTGGGATATTCATCAATGCTGCTTTTTGGTGTTATGTTTTTTTGTag
- the LOC105161739 gene encoding mitochondrial fission protein ELM1 isoform X2 — MQTVRRAIVIGNGFAGAENQCIGLVRALGLCHKFTLYRVSRPRGGINDRLHWLPVSVHKKLDHAVKWIRERRCLGKKLVPLPAEGKDARHIAKVARDTFERDGPILVVASGRDTIAVASSIKQLVPENVFLVQIQHPRSRLHRFDLVITPRHDYYPLTPEAQKQIPLFLRRWVTPRKPPDKHVVLTVGALHQANSVALRNAASAWRDQMAILPKPLLVVSVGGPTRHCRYGRDLATELTALLRSVLPTCGSLRISFSRRTPKIVSEVLVTELSNHPKVYIWNGEGPNPHMGHLAFADAFVITADSVSMLSEACSTGKPVYVIGAERCTWKFAYFLKSLQTRGAIRPFTGEENISENWHYSPLCDTEKAADEVIKALDDRGWRLQPQ, encoded by the exons ATGCAAACGGTCAGGAGAGCAATTGTGATCGGCAACGGCTTCGCCGGTGCAGAAAATCAGTGTATTGGCTTGGTTCGGGCTCTGGGGCTCTGCCACAAATTCACTTTATAT CGTGTTAGTCGGCCGAGAGGGGGAATCAATGACAGACTTCATTGGTTGCCGGTTTctgttcataaaaaattagatcatgCTGTTAAGTGGATTCGCGAAAGGCGATGCCTAGGGAAGAAGTTGGTGCCTCTTCCAGCTGAAGGAAAAG ATGCAAGGCATATTGCGAAAGTCGCACGGGACACATTTGAAAG GGATGGCCCGATCTTGGTGGTTGCCTCAGGTCGTGATACTATTGCTGTTGCAAGTTCCATTAAGCAGTTAGTTCCAGAAAATGTTTTTCTTGTTCAG aTACAACATCCGCGCTCGCGTCTACACAGATTTGATCTGGTGATAACACCTCGCCATGATTATTACCCCTTAACGCCCGAGGCACAAAAACAAATCCCTTTGTTCCTGAGAAGGTGGGTAACACCTCGAAAGCCTCCTGATAAACATGTG GTCCTTACAGTCGGCGCCCTTCACCAGGCTAATTCTGTTGCTTTAAGAAATGCCGCTTCTGCTTGGCGTGATCAGATGGCAATTTTGCCTAAACCGTTACTTGTCGTTTCCGTTGGTGGGCCTACAA GGCATTGCAGATATGGTAGAGATCTAGCAACAGAGCTGACAGCCTTATTGAGGAGTGTTCTCCCAACTTGTGGCAGCCTCAGAATATCATTTTCTCGTCGAACCCCCAAGATT GTGTCTGAAGTCCTTGTGACTGAACTCTCAAATCATCCCAAAGTCTACATTTGGAATGGTGAAG GTCCAAATCCACACATGGGACATCTAGCTTTTGCAGATGCTTTTGTTATCACAGCTGATTCAGTAAGTATGTTGAGTGAGGCTTGCAGCACAGG GAAGCCTGTGTATGTGATTGGCGCTGAGCGGTGTACATGGAAGTTTGcatattttctcaaatccCTCCAGACTAGAGGTGCAATTCGACCATTCACTGGTGAAGAAAAT ATTTCTGAAAATTGGCACTATTCCCCACTATGTGATACTGAGAAGGCTGCCGATGAAGTAATCAAGGCACTTGATGACCGCGGGTGGAGATTGCAGCCACAATGA
- the LOC105161738 gene encoding casparian strip membrane protein 1, whose product MEKSEATTIEVAETSRERKGKAPLLAAPVPADHHAKAAGNKRGVAIFDLILRISAAAAALGATIAMGTAEQTLPFFTQFFQFQASYDDLPTFSFFVIAMAIVTAYLVLSVPFSIVCIVRPVAAAPRLLLILCDTLAVTLATSAGGAAAAIVYLAHNGNSDANWLAICQQFTDFCQRVSGAVVGSFITVALLIFLVVLSAIALKKH is encoded by the exons ATGGAGAAAAGCGAAGCAACCACCATTGAAGTTGCTGAAACCAGCAGAGAAAGGAAAGGGAAAGCACCCCTTCTGGCAGCTCCGGTGCCCGCTGATCACCATGCAAAGGCGGCTGGTAACAAAAGGGGTGTCGCGATTTTCGACCTCATCCTCCGTATAAGTGCTGCTGCGGCGGCTTTAGGCGCCACCATCGCCATGGGAACTGCCGAGCAAACACTTCCCTTTTTTACTCAGTTCTTCCAGTTCCAAGCTAGTTATGATGATCTCCCCACTTTCTC GTTCTTTGTCATAGCCATGGCAATAGTTACTGCGTACCTTGTTCTCTCCGTGCCCTTCTCCATTGTCTGTATTGTTCGACCTGTCGCTGCTGCGCCAAGGCTTCTTCTCATTCTCTGCGACACG CTGGCAGTTACATTGGCGACTTCGGCGGGGGGAGCTGCAGCGGCGATAGTGTACCTAGCCCACAACGGGAACTCGGACGCGAACTGGCTGGCGATATGCCAACAGTTCACTGATTTCTGCCAGAGGGTGAGCGGAGCGGTGGTGGGGTCGTTCATCACGGTGGCGCTGCTCATTTTCCTGGTGGTGCTCTCCGCTATAGCTCTGAAGAAACATTGA